A region of Plectropomus leopardus isolate mb chromosome 16, YSFRI_Pleo_2.0, whole genome shotgun sequence DNA encodes the following proteins:
- the slc22a16 gene encoding solute carrier family 22 member 16, with protein MTVERIFDELGHFKRFQACLYFAAVFQAIACGIHYLASVFLVQTPNFVCSAPGNITDVLYGNFTGSSLEDILPVFMPGKGPLVVRTAEGDQWELSRCRCALRIEPKSFTYDFDGNKTVKACNGNFIYDLTEVQQSIVTDWDLVCEKEWLAKLCQPTFMLGVLIGALVFGDVADRVGRVKILMFTSLCQFLLGVSVAFSGNYYLFMVLRFLLAMVSSGYLVVVFVYVTEFTGIKVRTWTSMHVHAAFAVGIMVVALTGYLVRVWWIYQIILSTCTSPFLLLCWKFPETPFYLIAKGRYKEAQTLLDKIAHFNGLQCRLKVQELLKPEEKEDGRALLEEAEERPSQSDKKLSILDLFGSWRMAGRTCTVWAIWFIGSLGYYVFSLGSVNLGGNQYINLFLAGAVELPSYLVGCFAMDRIGRKKTCAPALLLAGIACMLIIVVPADIEALAIALCMIGKFAIAIAFGLIYLYTCELYPTIIRSLAVGSGSMMCRVGSVVAPFCVYLADVWTYLPQLIVGILAFIIGVLTMLLPETLGKPLTTTLEEAEALGREPSKKHSALGSKDAEDGLEMNQHEVKD; from the exons ATGACCGTGGAGAGAATATTCGACGAGCTCGGACATTTTAAAAG ATTCCAGGCATGTCTGTACTTTGCTGCAGTCTTCCAGGCTATAGCATGTGGGATCCACTACCTGGCCTCTGTCTTCTTAGTGCAGACACCAAACTTTGTGTGCAGTGCACCCGGCAACATCACGGATGTCCTGTATGGTAACTTTACAGGATCTAGCCTGGAAGACATCCTGCCAGTCTTCATGCCAGGGAAGGGGCCGCTGGTGGTAAGGACAGCTGAAGGAGATCAGTGGGAGCTCAGCAGGTGCCGCTGCGCCCTCCGCATTGAACCCAAATCCTTTACGTACGACTTTGatggaaacaaaacagtgaAAGCCTGCAATGGGAACTTTATTTACGACCTCACAGAGGTTCAACAAAGCATAGTGACGGACTGGGACTTGGTGTGTGAGAAGGAGTGGCTTGCCAAGCTGTGCCAGCCCACCTTCATGCTGGGGGTCCTGATCGGAGCGCTGGTGTTTGGGGACGTTGCAGACAG AGTTGGCCGTGTGAAGATCCTGATGTTTACCAGTCTCTGTCAATTTTTGCTCGGGGTGTCTGTTGCGTTCTCAGGAAACTACTATCTCTTTATGGTGCTCCGCTTCCTCCTCGCCATG GTGTCCAGTGGCTATCTCGTGGTGGTGTTTGTCTACGTCACAGAGTTCACTGGCATCAAGGTACGCACATGGACCTCCATGCATGTGCACGCGGCCTTTGCTGTCGGCATCATGGTGGTGGCTCTGACCGGTTACCTGGTGCGGGTCTGGTGGATCTACCAGATCATCCTCTCCACATGCACCTCGCCCTTCCTGCTCCTCTGCTGGAAGTTCCCCGAAACGCCCTTTTACTTGATTGCCAAGGGCCGTTACAAGGAGGCTCAGACCCTGCTGGATAAGATAGCCCACTTCAATGGCCTTCAGTGCCGACTGAAAGTGCAGGAGCTCCTGAAGccagaggagaaggaggacggCAGGGCTCTgctggaggaggcagaggagcgGCCGTCACAGTCGGATAAGAAGCTGTCTATCCTGGATCTGTTTGGTAGCTGGAGGATGGCAGGCCGTACATGCACTGTGTGGGCCATCTGGTTCATTGGCAGCCTGGGCTACTACGTCTTCTCTTTGGGCTCAGTCAACCTAGGAGGAAACCAGTACATTAACCTCTTCCTGGCTG GTGCAGTGGAGCTCCCCTCCTATCTGGTTGGCTGTTTTGCAATGGACCGGATTGGCAGGAAGAAGACTTGTGCCCCAGCTCTGCTCCTGGCCGGGATCGCTTGTATGCTCATCATTGTGGTACCTGCT GACATCGAGGCACTAGCCATCGCTCTTTGTATGATAGGAAAGTTTGCCATTGCCATTGCCTTTGGTCTGATCTACCTGTACACCTGTGAACTTTACCCAACTATCATCAG GTCTCTGGCAGTGGGCAGTGGCAGTATGATGTGTCGTGTTGGTAGTGTGGTGGCTCCATTCTGCGTGTACCTGGCTGATGTCTGGACTTACCTACCTCAG CTTATCGTGGGGATCCTGGCATTCATTATCGGAGTTCTGACAATGTTGTTGCCTGAGACCCTGGGCAAACCTCTTACAACCACTTTGGAAGAGGCTGAAGCTCTGGGACGTGAGCCCAGCAAGAAGCACTCAGCCCTGGGCAGTAAAGATGCTGAAGACGGCTTGGAGATGAACCAGCATGAAGTAAAGGATTGA